The following nucleotide sequence is from uncultured Roseateles sp..
GAGCGCTTCGCGGTGCGTCTGTCGGGCGCCAGTGCTGTGGTTGAAGGCACGGGCGACCATGGCTGCGAGTACATGACCGGCGGCACGGCCGTCGTGCTGGGCCGGACCGGGCGCAACTTCGCGGCCGGCATGAGCGGCGGCATTGCCTATGTCTATGACGAGGACGGCCTGTTCGCCAAGCGCTGCAACACCGCCATGGTCAGCCTGGACAAGCTGCTGCCCGCGGCGGAGCAGGAGGCGACGCTGGACCGCGCCATCTGGCACAGCGTGGCTGGCGGTGCGCCGCAGACCGACGAGGCCATCCTGAAGAAGCTGATCGAGGATCACCACCGCTGGACGGGCAGCCTGCGCGCCCGCCACATCCTCGACCACTGGGCCGAGTCGCGTGCCAAGTTCGTCAAGGTCTTCCCCAGCGAATACCGGCGCGCCCTGGGCGAGCTGCATGCGGCCCGCGAGGCCAGGCAGACCATTGCCCACGCCAAGGCCAGCGACGCAGCCCCCGCGCGCGCCTGATTCCCCACATCACCCAAGACGAGCAAGCACATGGGAAAAGTCACCGGCTTCATGGAATACGAGCGCATCGAGGAGGGCTATGAGCCCGTGCCCAAGCGCCTGAAGAACTACAAAGAGTTCGTGATCGGACTGAAGGACGAGCAGGCCAAGGTGCAGGCGGCCCGCTGCATGGACTGCGGCACGCCGTTCTGCAACAGCGGCTGCCCGGTCAACAACATCATTCCGGACTTCAACGACCTGGTGTTCCAGGGCGACTGGAAAAACGCGATCACCGTGCTGCACAGCACCAACAACTTCCCCGAGTTCACCGGCCGCATCTGCCCCGCGCCCTGCGAGGCGGCCTGCACCCTGAACGTCAATGACGACGCGGTGGGCATCAAGTCGATCGAGCACGCCATCATCGACCGCGCCTGGGCCGAGGGCTGGGTCACGCCGCAGCTGCCCAAAGTCAAGACTGGCAAGACAGTGGCGGTGGTCGGTTCCGGCCCGGCCGGCCTGGCCGCTGCCCAACAGCTGGCACGCGCCGGTCACAGCGTCACGGTGTTCGAGAAGAACGACCGCATCGGCGGCCTGCTGCGATATGGCATTCCGGACTTCAAGATGGAGAAGGACCACATCGACCGCCGCGTGGCGCAAATGCAGGCCGAGGGTGTGGTGTTCCGCACCGGCGTGATCGTCGGCAATCTGCCCGAGGGCAGCAAGGTCACCAACTGGGCCAAGGAGAGTATCTCGGCCGAACAGCTGAAGGCCGAGTTCGACGCGGTCGTGCTGACCGGCGGCGCCGAGCAGTCGCGCGACCTGCCGGTGCCGGGGCGTGACCTGGACGGCGTGCATTTTGCGATGGAATTCCTGCCGCAGCAGAACAAGCTCAATGCCGGCGACAAGATCAAAGGCCAGCTGCGTGCTGATGGCAAGAACGTCATCGTCATCGGCGGCGGCGACACCGGTAGCGACTGCGTCGGCACCAGCAACCGCCATGGCGCCAAGAGCGTGACCCAGTTCGAGGTCATGCCCCAGCCGCCCGAGGTCGAGGACCGCCCGCTGACCTGGCCCTACTGGCCGATCAAGCTGCGCACGTCCAGCAGCCACGAGGAGGGCTGCGAGCGCGAGTTCGCCATCGCCACCAAGGAATTCCTCGGCGAAAAGGGCAAGCTGACCGGCGTCAAGACCGTGCGCGTGCAGTGGCAGGGCGGCAAGATGGTCGAGGTCGAAGGCAGCGAGCAGGTCCTGAAGGCCGAACTGGTGCTGCTGGCCATGGGCTTCATCAGCCCGGTGGCCTCGGTGATTGACGCCTTTGGTGTGGACAAGGACGGCCGTGGCAACGCCAAGGCCGCGACCGAGAACGCCCAGGCCTACCGCACCAATGTCGACAAGGTGTTCGCCGCCGGCGACATGCGCCGCGGCCAGTCGCTGGTCGTCTGGGCCATCCGCGAGGGCCGCCAGGCGGCGCGCGCGGTCGATGAATTCCTGATGGGCCGCAGCGTTTTGCCCCGCTGAGCACAACTCGTTCAGCCGCCAAAGCCGCCCCAGCCGGGCGGCTTTTTCGTTTCCGGCTGCTTTTGATCTAGATTTGTCTGGATCGCAGGCGGGTGCTGCCGCCGCGATGGTTGCAGGCAGTTACCAGGTCTTGCCCGCTGATCGCAGCCACCGTGCCGCTTGTCGATAGAGCGTCGAATACTGCGCAATTTCGCACATCAGCCCGGGCGCTTGCTGCCGAAAATGACGTCAAGCCCAAACAAGAAGGGCCTGCCGTGCCGGTCATGCCGTGCCGGCAGCCCAACGGTCGTCAAGAACAAGGTCATCCGCCCATGAAACTCGTCGCCTCTTCAGCTGCTTCTCCCGTCGCCCCGCAGCGTGGCTTCTCCCTGGTGGAGTTGATGATTGTGGTGGGCATCATCGGCATCCTCTCGGCCGTGGCCCTGCCGGCCTACAACGACTATGTGCGCCGCGGCCAGCTCCCGGAGGCGACCAGCGCCCTGTCGGACTACCGCGTCAAGATGGAGCAGTTCTACCAGGACAACCGCAACTACGGCACCGGCACCTGCGCCACCGGCGCCAGCTGGGGCAACTTCGTGCGTTCGGGCAGCAAGTACTTCACCTACGCCTGCGCGCTCAGCAACTCCGGCCAGGGCTTCACGGTCACCGCCACCGGCGCGGCGGGGTCCGCGATCGGCCACGAATACACCGTCGACCACAACGGCGCCATGGCCACGACCAAGTTCAAGGGCTCGAGCAGCACCAAGGCCTGCTGGCTGATCAAGGGGGACGAATGCTGATCCACGGCATGCCGCGCCGCCAGCTCGGGTTCTCGCTGATCGAGACCGTGGTGGCGATGGCCGTGCTGGCGATCGTGATGGCCATGGCCATGCCCGAGGCGGCGAGCTGGGTCCAGGGCCTGAAGGTGCGCAATGCCGCCGAGGGCCTGCGCTCCGGCATTGAGCGCGCCCGCATGGAGGCGCTGAAGACCAATGGCAATGTCGGCTTCTGGCTGGTGGCCGACACCAGCTCCAAGGTGCCCGGCAACAGCTGCGCGCTGAGCGCCACTGCGCCGACCTGGGTGGTCAGCGTGACCACCCCGGCCGGCGCCTGCGCCGCCGAGCCTTCGATGACCGAGGGACCTCGCGTGGTGCAGACCTCGGGCGCGGTGTCCGGTGCAGACACGCTAAAAGTTGTGACGATTCCAGCGGGAGGGGGCGCCGTTTCAGCGGACAGAGTGCGCTTCAACGGATTGGGTCAGGTAATCGTTGAGGCCGGCACCATTCAAATCATTGATGTCGAGGCGCTCAATCACGACGGCCGGAAATTACGCGTCGTTGTCGACACCGGCGGCTCCATCCGCATGTGCGACCGCGACGTGGCCAGTTCCGATCCCCGGGCCTGCCCGGCGGCTCCATGAGGTACCCACCCATGAACGTTCGACGCTTCAACGCCCCCAGCCGCCAGCGCGGCATCGCCCTGGTCGAGGCACTGGTGGGCATGCTCATCTTCGCCTTCGGCGTGCTGGGCCTGGTGGGCCTGCAGGCCTCGATGACCCGTGCCCAGACCACCGCCAAGATCCGCGCCGATGCGGCCTACCTAGCCAACGATCTGTTCGCGCTGGTGCAGACCGATCACATCACCCGCCTGCCGCTGTACAGCGACGCCAGCTGCGCCGGCTATTCGCGCTGCGCCGATTGGAAGCGCAAGGTCGAGGCCACCCTGCCTTCGGCCGAGATTGCCCTGGTCAGCAATGCCGGCACCGGCACGGTCACCGTCACGCTGACCTGGGTGCAGGGCGACCAGGACCGCAACCGCTACAGCACATCCATGGTGTGGCAGCAATGAATATGCAAGCTCAATCACGGTCTCGCGGCCTGCGCCAGCGCGGTTTCACCCTGGTGGAGTTGATGGTGGGCGTCACCATCGGCCTGCTGTCCACCCTGGTGATTGCCAGCGTGCTGGTCTATGCCGAGAACAACAAGCGTAGCGCCAGCACCGGCTCGGACGCCCAGATCAACGGTGGCCTGGCCATCTACGCGATCCAGCGCCAGCTGAAGATGGCCGGCTATGGCCTGGCCACGGACGGCCAGGTGTCGGGCTGTGTGCTGAGGGCGCAATTCGGCGGTGTCGATGTGGTCGGCATGCCGCCGACTCTGGCGCCGGTGCTGATTACCCAGGGTGCCAACGATGCGCCCGACACCGTGCGCGTGTTGGCGGCGGCTACGCCGGGCTTTTCGCTGCCGGTGGCCCTGGGCTCGCCGTTCTACAACCCGACCGGCCCCGGCGATCAACGCACCCGCATGGTGGTGAAGTCCTCGGTCGGCTTTGCCGCGGGCGATTTGCTGGCTCTGGTCTACGGGCGCGATCAGCCCTGCCAGGTCTTCCAGGCCAGCGCCACCGACACCGGCCAGATCACCCGCAGCGACTCGGCCACCTGGAACGGCAACCAGTTTCCCAACGCGGCCTCGGCCGACGGCGCCTTCCTGATCAATCTGGGCACCCTGAGCGATCTGCGCTTCAGCGTGACGGCCGACAAGAAGCTGCGCCAGACCCGCTTCGACCTGCCGACCCAGGCCGATGTGGTTCAGGATCTGCAGTCCAATATCGTCGACCTGAAGGCCTTGTACGGCAAGGACACCGATGGCGACGATGTGGTGGACACCTTCGACGCCGTCACCCCGGTCAACAACCTGGGTTGGCTGCAGGTGCGGGCGGTGCGCGTGGCCATTGTTGCCCGCAGCGCGCAGTTCGAGAAAGAGGAGGTCACGACCGCGCTGCCGCTGTGGGACGTGGGCAAATTTGCCAGCGTGGCAGGCGCCACCGCCTGCGGTGACAGCAAGTGCCTGACCTTGAAGATCGACGGCACCAGCGACTGGAAGCACTACCGCTACAAGGTCTTCGACGTGCTGGTGCCCTTGCGCAACCAGGTCTGGCGCGGTGACTTCACGACCGCCACACCTCCTCCTGCACCAGCCTCGGGGGCCGGATCATGAAACGCATACACAGGCTGGCCTCCATGGGGGCAGCGCGGCTGCAGCGCGGCGTCTCGATGCTGTTCTCGCTGATTGCCGTGGTGGTGCTCACACTTGGCGCCGTGGCCCTGGTGCGTACCGTCGATACCGGTGCCCTGGTGCTGGGAAATCTTGGCTTCAAGCAGGATGCGCTGGCCGCCGGTTCGGTGGCCACCGAGCAGGCCATTGCCTGGCTGCAGGCCAATGTCGGGCCGACGCTGGATGCCGAGAATCAAGCCCTGGGCTACTACCCCACCTCCCGTGCGGCACTGGACCCGACCGGACGCACCGTGGCCACTGCGGCGGCCTCGCTGGTGCTGGTGGACTGGGACGGCAACGACTGCGCCGTGCCGGGCCGTAACAGCCGGCCCACGGTCTGCCTGAAGTCGGCCGGACCTATCAATGTGGGCGGCAGCAATGTCTCCCGCTATGTGATCACGCGGCTTTGCGAGATCGTGCCGGGCTCTGATCCACCGTTGAAGGATTGCGCCCAGCCGGTGACGGCGTCGACGACTACCTCGAGCCAGCGGGGCAGCATCAGCTATGGCCAGCAGAAGCATTTTCCCAACAAGACTGCCGGTACCTATTACCGGGTCGTGACGCGCACCGTGGGTGTGCGCGGCACCGTGGCTTACGCCGAAACCCTGGTGCACTTCTGAAGGCTGGAGCAGGCCCCGTGGCCCACCGCCCGAAGCAGCAACGCCAACGACCCGATTGCGAGGATTCCATGAAGCCATTTGAGACACGCGCCGCGTACCTGCTGACCGCCCGCACGCTGCTGGGCGGCGCCCTCGCCCTGGGGCTGGCGGCCGCATCGCTGGCCGGCACGACCGACATTGCCACCGCGCCGCTGTTCACGACGGCGACGACCAAGGTCAAGCCCAACATCATGTTCATCCTGGACGACTCGGGCAGCATGGCCTGGGACTACATGCCGGATGACGCGAACAACTTCCAGCTCCGGCCTGACCAGAATGGCAACGCCGAATATGGCAGGCGCACGGCGCAGTGCAATGGCCTGGCCTTCAACCCGGTCGCGTCGGCGGCGCCCTATTCGCCGCCGATGAACGCCGACGGTACCGAGCAGGCCGCCGGCAGCCTGGACTTTCTCACCGCGGGAGACCCGGTCAACGAGACCGACTACCCGACCAACCTGTCCGCGGTGTCCATCGTCAGCAGCGGCGCCCTGACGGTCACCGTCACGTCTAGCAGCCGTGCCGCCAACTGGTTCTTCGTCGGCCAGGTGGTGACGGTGTATTCCTCGTCCTCGCCGTCCAAGTACATGGTGGCCAAGGTCACCAGCTGGACCTACAGCAACGGCAGTCTCGGCCTGAATGTGGCGATGGCGGTCGGCTCCGGCAGTCTGACCAGCCCGGTGGTGGCCGAGGGTGCGCCGGCCAACCAGGTCTATTACACCTACAGCGGCAGCCAGAAAGCCTTGGACTTCCAGTATCCGGGCAACAAGCTGACGACCAGCTCCACCTTCTACAAGGAGTGCAACAGTGATCTGGGTGCCAGCCCCGGCTATGGGGTGTTCACGGCCCAGATCGTCACGCCGACCTCCACCGAAGCCCAGCGCTATGCCAACTGGAACACCTACTACCGTACCCGCATGCTGCTGATGAAGACCAGCGTCAGCCGTGCGTTCAAGGACATGGATGACAAGTTTCGCATCGGCTTCACCACCATTGGTGAGAAGGGCGTGACCGAGGGCAACAAGTTCCTGGATATCCGCGACTTCGCCGCCACGCAGAAGAGCTCCTTCTACACCAAGCTGATGGCCACCAACCCGGGTGGCAGCACGCCGCTGCGCGGCTCGCTGTCCAAGGTCGGCCGCTACTACGCCAAGCAGATTTCCGGTCAGACCTACGATCCGGTGCAGTACTCCTGCCAGAAGAATTTCACCATCCTGTCCACCGACGGCTACTGGAACACCGGCCTGGAAACCTCGACCTATGGCCCGCTGGCCATGAATGGCACCAGCACGGTGGGCCAGCAGGACGCGGGCTCCACGGTCCGTCCGATGTTTGACGGTGGTACCAACACGACGACCACCACCAAGACCTGGAACCGCACTGCTACCGGCCAGCGCACGACGGTGACGCCGGGTACCACGGTCAGCACCTCGGCCACGACGACGACCAGCACGGTCACCACGCCGCACACGTCGACCACCTACACGCTGAAC
It contains:
- a CDS encoding glutamate synthase subunit beta, with the protein product MGKVTGFMEYERIEEGYEPVPKRLKNYKEFVIGLKDEQAKVQAARCMDCGTPFCNSGCPVNNIIPDFNDLVFQGDWKNAITVLHSTNNFPEFTGRICPAPCEAACTLNVNDDAVGIKSIEHAIIDRAWAEGWVTPQLPKVKTGKTVAVVGSGPAGLAAAQQLARAGHSVTVFEKNDRIGGLLRYGIPDFKMEKDHIDRRVAQMQAEGVVFRTGVIVGNLPEGSKVTNWAKESISAEQLKAEFDAVVLTGGAEQSRDLPVPGRDLDGVHFAMEFLPQQNKLNAGDKIKGQLRADGKNVIVIGGGDTGSDCVGTSNRHGAKSVTQFEVMPQPPEVEDRPLTWPYWPIKLRTSSSHEEGCEREFAIATKEFLGEKGKLTGVKTVRVQWQGGKMVEVEGSEQVLKAELVLLAMGFISPVASVIDAFGVDKDGRGNAKAATENAQAYRTNVDKVFAAGDMRRGQSLVVWAIREGRQAARAVDEFLMGRSVLPR
- a CDS encoding type IV pilin protein — translated: MKLVASSAASPVAPQRGFSLVELMIVVGIIGILSAVALPAYNDYVRRGQLPEATSALSDYRVKMEQFYQDNRNYGTGTCATGASWGNFVRSGSKYFTYACALSNSGQGFTVTATGAAGSAIGHEYTVDHNGAMATTKFKGSSSTKACWLIKGDEC
- a CDS encoding GspH/FimT family pseudopilin, with protein sequence MLIHGMPRRQLGFSLIETVVAMAVLAIVMAMAMPEAASWVQGLKVRNAAEGLRSGIERARMEALKTNGNVGFWLVADTSSKVPGNSCALSATAPTWVVSVTTPAGACAAEPSMTEGPRVVQTSGAVSGADTLKVVTIPAGGGAVSADRVRFNGLGQVIVEAGTIQIIDVEALNHDGRKLRVVVDTGGSIRMCDRDVASSDPRACPAAP
- a CDS encoding prepilin-type N-terminal cleavage/methylation domain-containing protein, which gives rise to MNVRRFNAPSRQRGIALVEALVGMLIFAFGVLGLVGLQASMTRAQTTAKIRADAAYLANDLFALVQTDHITRLPLYSDASCAGYSRCADWKRKVEATLPSAEIALVSNAGTGTVTVTLTWVQGDQDRNRYSTSMVWQQ
- a CDS encoding PilW family protein, coding for MQAQSRSRGLRQRGFTLVELMVGVTIGLLSTLVIASVLVYAENNKRSASTGSDAQINGGLAIYAIQRQLKMAGYGLATDGQVSGCVLRAQFGGVDVVGMPPTLAPVLITQGANDAPDTVRVLAAATPGFSLPVALGSPFYNPTGPGDQRTRMVVKSSVGFAAGDLLALVYGRDQPCQVFQASATDTGQITRSDSATWNGNQFPNAASADGAFLINLGTLSDLRFSVTADKKLRQTRFDLPTQADVVQDLQSNIVDLKALYGKDTDGDDVVDTFDAVTPVNNLGWLQVRAVRVAIVARSAQFEKEEVTTALPLWDVGKFASVAGATACGDSKCLTLKIDGTSDWKHYRYKVFDVLVPLRNQVWRGDFTTATPPPAPASGAGS